In one Plasmodium falciparum 3D7 genome assembly, chromosome: 14 genomic region, the following are encoded:
- a CDS encoding KELT protein encodes MAYLKKLFLILFCMYVPKKANKYVKNISLAEKQQKEETSPSEQRPAYNLIDLLEELDILSISNKDEVEKRRKETTQETRLLGNIDLGYGKLGEGIKHENLQEELGNRLFGNEQPGYGKMEYEVLSDDNIVYENIQHDLLKTIEDDEEMLKGTERKDNIDILRTPGRGEYNMWSTSGLGFYELYDGSRLGRPELLGRHLWGNYDLFGGGQAKCEEEKELMGAAGGRYVEEEVEGAVGGRNVDEEVEGAVGGRNVDEEVEGAVGGRNVEEYEGTYKDEKYKYSQYRGDSHKGKYVEKRDNTSFMPRLRTWRPRDRGEGQSTENVIYISDSSKGAIPKQHRSVKYNKKDQEDIPGDLGEEYEEDDEEEEEQKKKAQKNRDLGKKNIYKYEESLSYIIDDKSIYISNDDIDEFRNVIITSKDINQKFDFTLIENYLGLGISTKEDVEKMNVKYPLYRGEKINFKNLRNPFRIEHPYLKEMESLYVSEMLFYDDYLALDLFSFLSEQVVGNLTLQKILIIFKNEGIKYLHFSEDTLKYVNFNYPDFNLYKCMNLYKKNYVDRDEKDICDFSNEDFPLIKENNKRIRAILLDLKRRSLIRNMTKGEKQLLKSIIFEQKKTYSLIRKILSNFTLIINKIRRDYSNILSNISSNGTLLPRDGFLLQSAYYILNYCLSIVKPFYDKIQKNEQYNYNEIARLSGMINSLINVLEFIEHNSALYNDLLNRCKCLQSFYPRVDSEEGLVKFYRYVIAKIEVMALVYDIHIILSKMNKCEMLVKEYERYKFPSYHRLLVNNEILLNDAERILFENN; translated from the coding sequence atggcatatttaaaaaaattgttcCTTATTCTGTTTTGTATGTATGTACCTAAAAAGGCGAATAagtatgtaaaaaatatatctctAGCTGAAAAGCAACAGAAAGAAGAGACAAGTCCAAGTGAACAACGACCTGcttataatttaattgatCTTCTAGAGGAATTAGATATTTTGTCTATATCGAATAAAGATGAAGTAGAAAAACGAAGAAAGGAAACAACTCAAGAGACGCGGTTGTTAGGAAATATTGATTTAGGATATGGAAAATTAGGAGAGGGAATAAAGCATGAAAATTTACAGGAAGAATTAGGAAACAGATTATTTGGTAATGAACAACCAGGATATGGAAAAATGGAATATGAAGTATTAAGTGATGATAACATAGTGTATGAAAATATACAAcatgatttattaaaaacaatagaagatgatgaagaaatgTTAAAAGGAACTGAAAGGAAggataatatagatatactGAGGACTCCTGGAAGGGgagaatataatatgtggTCTACTTCTGGACTAGGGTTCTATGAATTATATGATGGTTCAAGATTAGGAAGACCTGAATTATTAGGACGCCATTTATGGGGAAATTATGATTTATTCGGAGGTGGTCAAGCAAAAtgtgaagaagaaaaagaattaatggGAGCAGCTGGAGGAAGATATGTCGAAGAAGAGGTAGAGGGAGCAGTTGGAGGAAGAAATGTGGATGAAGAGGTAGAGGGAGCAGTTGGAGGAAGAAATGTGGATGAAGAGGTAGAGGGAGCAGTTGGAGGAAGAAATGTGGAAGAATACGAAGGAACATAtaaagatgaaaaatataaatattcacaATATCGTGGTGATAGTCATAAAGGGAAATATGTAGAGAAACGGGATAATACATCTTTTATGCCGCGTTTGAGAACATGGAGACCTAGAGATAGAGGAGAAGGACAGTCAACTGagaatgtaatatatatttcggATTCATCTAAAGGTGCTATACCAAAACAACATAGAagtgtaaaatataataaaaaagatcaAGAAGATATTCCAGGAGACTTAGGAGAAGAatatgaagaagatgatgaagaggaagaagaacaaaaaaagaaagctCAAAAGAATAGAGatttaggaaaaaaaaacatatataaatatgaagaaagtttatcttatattattgatgataaatcaatatatataagcaaCGATGATATAGATGAATTTAGAAATGTAATTATAACAAGTAAAGATATTAATCAAAAATTTGATTTTACATTAATTGAGAATTATTTAGGTTTAGGTATAAGTACAAAAGAGGATGTTGAAAAGATGAATGTTAAATATCCTTTATATAGAggtgaaaaaattaattttaaaaatctTCGCAATCCTTTTCGAATTGAACATccatatttaaaagaaatggAAAGTTTATATGTATCTGAAATGTTATTTTATGATGATTATTTAGCTTTGGATTTATTTAGTTTTTTAAGTGAACAGGTTGTTGGGAATTTAACATTACAAaaaattcttataatatttaagaaTGAAGGgattaaatatttacattttagCGAGGATACTCTGAAATatgttaattttaattatccTGATTTTaacttatataaatgtatgaatttatataagaaaaattatgttGATAGGGATGAGAAAGATATCTGTGATTTTTCAAATGAAGATTTTCcgttaataaaagaaaataacaaGAGAATCAGGGCAATTTTATTAGATTTGAAAAGAAGAAGTCTTATTCGAAATATGACAAAAGGTGAAAAACAATTACTCAAAAGCATAATATTTGAACagaaaaaaacatattctttaataagaaaaatattaagtaattttacattaataataaataaaattcgTAGGGATTATAGTAATATACTTTCTAATATATCTTCTAATGGTACGTTATTACCTAGAGATGGATTTTTATTACAAAGTGCATATTATATCTTAAACTATTGTCTTTCTATTGTAAAACCattttatgataaaatacaaaagaatgaacaatataattataatgaaatagCACGCTTATCTGGAATGATAAACAGTTTAATAAATGTTTTAGAGTTCATTGAACACAATAGTGCGTTGTATAATGATTTACTTAATCGCTGTAAATGTTTACAAAGTTTTTATCCTCGAGTAGATTCTGAAGAAGGTTTGGTAAAATTTTACCGTTATGTAATAGCGAAAATTGAAGTAATGGCTCTCGTTTACGATatccatattatattatcaaaaatgaataaatgtgAAATGCTAGTAAAAGAATATGAAAGGTATAAATTTCCTTCATATCACAGATTATTAGTAAACAACGAAATTCTATTAAATGATGCTGAAAGGATATTATTTGAAAACAATTAA
- a CDS encoding tubulin epsilon chain, putative: MVREIIFLHVGQCGNQLGHEFWSVAIKEQLNKKLNDKKECLNKNIFLNDSMSSFFFEELKENNNCSKKENLKARAILIDTETGVANEIMKSTISPYIDENNIFTQQSGAGNNWSQGYMYYGKMYENIIDNIIRRNVEKCDSLQSFYITSSLGGGTGSGLGSYILEMLSDTFREIKFSNCVFPSVCDDVITSPYNSFFALNKIHEFSNCVLPVSNDALLNILNSKKLREIDKTVKNNNINSVNDKNTSIVKNDYSKMNNIVANVILNLTSSMRFEGSLNVDINEICTNLIPYPFFNFLLSSLSPCIESESIRTFDHLFKNVLSQNNQMLIANPKDGLSLSMAFLVRGNINISDVTKNVLLIKNNLNILKYNKDATKIGICNVSPLNQPYSLLCLINSCEIRNTFLQILERFNKLFKRKAHLHHYLEYLSMDDILEFKEKIQNLIFEYSYIQKNLFCSPKFLNEKAINMLGYDICEESDVHVTNKDNTDLDITVCPYYLKSKLKKYDKTVNWFDFKNKPII; the protein is encoded by the coding sequence ATGGTTAgggaaataatatttttacatgtGGGACAATGTGGGAATCAATTAGGACATGAGTTTTGGTCTGTTGCCATAAAGGAACagttaaataaaaaactGAATGATAAGAAAGAATgtttgaataaaaatatatttttgaacgATTCCAtgtcttcttttttttttgaagaattaaaggaaaataataattgtagtAAGAAAGAAAATTTGAAAGCTCGCGCTATATTGATAGATACCGAAACAGGTGTAGCAAATGAAATTATGAAAAGTACGATTTCTCCATAtattgatgaaaataatatttttacacaGCAGTCTGGTGCAGGTAATAATTGGTCTCAAggatatatgtattatgGTAAAatgtatgaaaatattattgataatattataagaagAAATGTAGAAAAGTGTGATTCTTTAcaatcattttatattacttCATCTTTAGGAGGAGGAACAGGTTCTGGATTAGGTTCTTATATATTAGAAATGTTATCTGATACATTTCGGGAAATTAAATTTAGTAATTGTGTTTTTCCTTCAGTATGTGATGATGTAATTACATCTCCTTATAATAGTTTTTTTGCTCTAAATAAAATTCATGAATTTTCTAATTGTGTATTGCCAGTGTCTAATGACGCCctgttaaatattttaaatagcAAAAAATTAAGAGAAATTGACAAAACggtaaaaaataacaatataaatagtgTTAATGACAAGAATACATCTATTGTTAAAAATGATTATTCAAAGATGAATAATATTGTTGCTaatgtaatattaaatttaactAGCTCAATGAGATTTGAAGGTTCTTTAAATGttgatataaatgaaatatgtaCTAACCTAATACCTTatccattttttaattttttactttCCTCTTTAAGTCCATGCATAGAATCAGAAAGTATAAGGACATTTGATCATTTGTTTAAAAATGTGTTAAGTCAAAATAATCAAATGCTTATTGCTAATCCTAAAGATGGACTGAGTTTATCTATGGCATTTCTAGTAAGGggaaatataaacatatctGATGTTACGAAAAATGttttgttaataaaaaataatttaaatattttaaaatacaaCAAAGATGCCACAAAAATTGGCATCTGTAATGTTTCCCCTTTAAATCAACCATATAGTTTATTATGTTTAATAAATTCTTGTGAAATCAGAAATACATTCTTACAAATACTAGAAAggtttaataaattatttaagagGAAAGCTCATTTACATCATTATTTAGAATATTTATCAATGGATGATATTTTagaatttaaagaaaaaatacaaaactTAATTTTCGAATATAGTTACATAcagaaaaatttattttgttctccaaagtttttaaatgaaaaagcGATTAATATGTTAGGTTATGACATATGTGAAGAAAGTGATGTTCATGTTACTAATAAGGATAATACAGATTTAGATATTACAGTTTGtccttattatttaaaatcaaaattgaaaaaatatgataaaacgGTCAACTGGTttgattttaaaaataagccaatcatataa